Genomic segment of Arachis hypogaea cultivar Tifrunner chromosome 16, arahy.Tifrunner.gnm2.J5K5, whole genome shotgun sequence:
gcctgctacgaatttcggaccatggtcaggggaaagattgttcataccacccctgacaagatcagagagatattaaagctacctcagctaaaggatgatccaggctccttcaacaggaggatgatgagagtagacattggcctggataagattctagaggacatctgtatccctgaagccaggtggaccaccaacacaaagggcgttccaaatcaactcaagagggaggatctcaaaccagttgccagaggatggctggacttcattaggcgttctctgttgcccaccagcaaccgttctgaagtcacagttaaaagagcagtgatgattcattgcatcatgatgggaaaggaagtggaggttcatcagctgatttcaacagagctctataagattgctaacaaaaattcaagagaggccaggttggcttatccaagcgtgatttctctgctatgcaaggacgctggagtcaagatgggaataactgaatatatcctaattgaaaagtcaatcacgaaagcatcaatggagagacaacaagcacaggaggaacatatcaagaagagagcacaggaattcctcccagagattcctcaagcggaatattgggaatatcttgagacgtctgtcaacaagatacaggaagctatggagcaaataataaaacaacagaaggaacacagtcaaatgctgacccatatgctcaaagaacaagaggagcagggacgtgacttaagggaattgaagcaccaaaaatcttctgtgataccaagtctcccaaggatcagaggaacccctatacccccagaataaaggttgttaatttccaatttctgccttaactctgtgacagtgtccttataaaagtaccttagaagtcatatagtagtagttagtatctattttgattttatctccaattaagctatagtttatttttctcatcatcattaaacatgaataaaatagtagatcttttgaataagaagtaaTAAAAtctcgagtttaaataaaacaaattctaattggttaaatgtggtggcaatgctttctgtcttctgaatgaatgcttgaacagtgcatatgtcttttgaatttgttgtttaagactgttaaatatgttggctcttgaaagaataatgaacatgagacatgttattgataatctgaaaaatcataaaaatgattcttgaagcaagaaaaagcagcaaagaacaaagcttgcaaaaaaaaaaaaaaaaagcaaaagcaagcagaaaaagccaataacccttaaaaccaaaaggcaagggcaattaaaaaggatcccaaggctttgagaatcagtggataggagggcctaaaggactgaaatcctggtctaagcggctaaaccaagctgtccctaaccatgtgcttgtggcgtgcaggtgtcaagtgaaaacttgagactgagcggttaaagtcaaggttcaaagcaaaaagaagagtgtgcttaagaactctggacacctctaattggggaatttagcaaagctgagtcacaatctgaaaaggttcacccagttatgtgtctgtggcatttatgtatccggtagtaatactggaaaacaaggtgcttagggccacgtccaagactcataaagaagctgtgttcaagaatcatcacactgaactaagagaatcaataacactatctgaattctgagttcctatagatgccaatcactctgagcttcaatggataaagtgagatgccgaaactgtccagaagcaaaaagctactagtcccgctcatctaattaggatctgagcttcaatcaaaaactctgagatattattgcttctcaacctattagtcttctattttatttgtctagttgcttgaggacaagcaacagtttaagtttggtgttgtgatgagcggatcttttatacgctttttggggataatttcatatagttttgagtatgttttagttagtttttagtctatttctagtagtttttaggaaaaattcatatttctggattttactatgagttgtgtgtttttctgtaatttcaggtatttttctggctgaaattgaaggagctgagcaaaaatctgattcaggctgaaaaaggactgctgatgctgttagattctgacctccctgcactcaaattggattttctggagctacagaactcgaaatggcatgcttccaattgcattggaaagtagacatccagggttttccatcaatatataatagttcatactttgcataaggatagacgacgtaaactggcgttcaacgctagtcctctgcccaattctggcgttcagcgccagaaaaggatcaaaaactggagttgaacgcccaaactggcacaaaaactggcgttcaactccacaattggcctctgcacgtgaattgcttaaagtctcagccccagcacacaccaagtgggccccagcacaccaagtgggccccagaagtggatctctgcattatccatcatagtccactcatattttgtaaccctaggctactagtttagtatttaaacaacttttagagacttattctgtatctcatgatatttcagatctaaactttgtattctctgacggcatgagtctctaaaccccattgttgggggtgaggagctctgctgtgcctcgatgaattaatgcaagtatttctgttttccattcaaacacgcttgttcctatctaagatgttcattcgcgcttaactgtgatgaaggtgatgatctatgacattcatcaccttcctcaaatcatgaacgtgtgcctgacaaccacctccgttctatatacgattgaatgaggatctcttagattccttaatcagaatctccgtggtataagctagaactgatggcggcattcatgagaatccggaaagtctaaaccttgtctgtggtattccgagtaggattcaaggattgaatgactgtgacgagcttcaaacttctgaaggctgggcgttagtgacagacgcaaaaggatagtaaatcctattccaaccggatcgagaaccaaccggtgattagccgtgctgtgacagagcgcgtgagcgtagttttcactgggagaacggaaggtagccattgacaacggtgatccaccaacacacagcttgccataggaggacgtgtgtgcgtgaatcagaagacagaggaaagcagagattcagaagacaaagcatctccaaaactccaacatattctccattactgcacaacaagtaatctttaatttatgctctctgggttattcacaattcaattgataaacataattgacttcctaactaagatttacaagataaccatagattgcttcaaaccaacaatctccgtgggattcgacccttactcacgtaaggtattacttggacgacccagtgcacttgctggttagtggtacgcgttgtgaaaagtgtgattcacaattcgtgcaccaataaaccataaaatagtgatttatcatacCTCGATAATGTCGAGAGTAGGATCAATCGACCAATGCGTGTTGACGATCGACCGTGTGAACCTAGTGAGTGTGAAAGTGCAGCCATGTTCCCAGGGGTAGGAAAGGCGGTGGGGGCTGCTTCATTTTACGCTCTCACACCAACTGAGAAATTTCAAGCTCACCGTCACGTCTTGGTCAATTCTCTGACTGTGGAAAAGTTCATAGAGTAAGTAAAGTTGATATTATGGATTACGAAAATGACATAATCTAGATGGAGATTCTGACATGAACCTGCTGTGATCTATCCAGTGATTTCAGGGCCATCACAAAGAGGCAGTTACGAAGCAGGACAAGGTCCCAGTCTCACATAGATAATGTTGTGCACAGAGAATTTCCCGAGTGGTTCAACCGTGAGGTGAAGCCTGTTATGATCAATCCTGTTATCGATGGTATCCTATTTGTTCTATCCCAAACTGATGAAACGTGTGATTGTTACCTACCAGGTTCCCTTGGGAAGCATCAGGCATTCGAGCGAACTGCAGTGGCTTGCATGTGGCCCCAATGTTCAAGCTAGCCGCTTTACAGCTTACAACGTAAATGGATTTAGGTTTAGGATCCTGTCAAGAGAAGAAGGGTTGAAAACTCAGAATAGCGGGGTTCACGTCACTTCCGACACTAGAAGTTATGCAAGCAAGCGCGACAGTAATATTGCAGTTGGTGGTGTCTCGTATTATGGGAAACTAGTGGACATCATTGAGTTGAATTACAGTGGTCAATTCACAATTGTTTTGTTTAGATGTATCTAGGAAAATACCACATCTGGTAGAGGCATAAAACAAGATGTTTTGGGCCACACACTTGTCAGTTTCTCTAAACCGATACATGTTGGTGATCGAGAGGATGATGAACCATACATTCTTGCATCAGAGGCTCGCCTTGTATACTATGTGGAAGATGAGGTTGATAAGGAATAGAGTGTAGTAGTCCTTGTGAAGCCAAGAGATTTGTTTGACATGGATGATATACATGAACACTGTGAGGTGGAACTTTCTCCCCAACCGAGTTTATCTGAGTTGGCTGAGTGTGATGTGAAAGGTTTGTCACCGATAAAGTAGGGCGATTTAGAAGAACCTACCAATGATGCCTTCGATACTCACGAAGAGGCTGTTGATTCTTATATTTGGCAATGAAGAAGACTAGAAATTTGATTTGACTAAGTGTTATAAGATTATGTGAATTATATATGACTCTAGAATTTGCAGGTTTATAATGTTTCTGGTGTAGAACATttgctttttattattattattattattattattattattattattagcagcTTTATTCTGGTGTGATACATATGCTCCAATTTAAGTTTCTTTGCTAAGTGTGGTATTCCAACATtaggtttattttatatttacacaCTAGTACTGGTACATATCTTGCAATTTTCTAAATAGGGTGCACTTGTATACTAGTCTACTAGAATTTGCTGCTCCACTAGCAGTGAATGTCACAATTGCTGGtggtttataattgttttattttctgattgTCCGAATACTTGCTAGGAGTTATTAAGGATTTCAGATATTTGATGTGGCTTTTTCAAATATATAGCAGCAGGAGTTAACTGTTGATTGACAGGAATATGCAAGGTTATTTTGCTCACTTGTTTCATGATGGGACTTATCAGGGAAATTGGACGAGAGAGACTTCTTTCTTTGCGGCACTAGCATCTGGTTTTCCAAGGCAATGGTTCAGGCATCTTTGTTCTCCTCGCTGGAGCACGCAACATCATTTACAAGGGACTTACGGTTCAACAAGTCACCTATTTAATCATGGCTGAATGTGTTCTCTGCACACCTGCACATAGATTAGGCTGCTAAGTTTGCGCCTGGGCCCATTATATTGGTACGCTCTGATAAGTCGGACAATTGCTTGGTCCTTTTACTTTTTCAAATTACAACACTAATTTGAGTGATGTTATTATCCTATACACAAAGGACACTACCAAAATTCTTACATTGTTTGAGTCTCTTAACACTGTAGGAATTGGAGCAATTCGGAAGAAAGTACCGCAGGAAATTCGGCTTTGTGTTCATAACAAGTACAGACAAGAAGCTGTCGCACCACATACTGGAGGAGATGAAGGTAAGATAAACTATTTTCTACACATGCCTCAATTATATTAGTGTCTAATCTTATTGTTGATCAAAAAGCCCAACATCATACTTTATGGATACAGTTTAATATGAACTACTTCTTTGTAGCTGGCCAGGTGGTCCTACCTAGTGATATATAACTATGTTATTTGCTTTTGTTATATAACTTACAATAGCATCAGTACCCATCATGCATCTTTTTATAAGTGAAAATattataatacaaaaatattacaATAGGACCAGTGTCCTAATTTGCATGCAACAGATTTATATCACTCCTCTTTCCAGTTCTGACTTTTGAGTGTTTATTTTTAGCAAGGCAATACAAATATTTTGGAGATGGGTAATAATTCAGAGtcttaatttaactttttttagtTGTTAAATTAAAATCTCTTTACACCACAAATTTTTGTAAATGTCAATACTCAATAGTACTTGAATACATATACACTACTCCTCTATATTTATATTAAAGTAGTATATTATTCATAGAAATTAATGGCAAAagcatttatttaatttattaattagcaaGCATAAGTTAAGATAAGCATGAAGCCTTATTGGCGTGGGGATGGAAGCAAGAACTTGTGGTTTGAAAAAGCTTGAGTCAAGCTTCAAGAATGCAAAGTCACTATCACTTTGGAGTTTTGACTTGTATTTCTTCTTAGTTATGTGTGAACATAGTAAAGGGGCTGGCTCAACCACGAGATTGCATCTTCAACttttacaaatataattatttattaccaaagttaattaatttatttggtaatgacatcaacatcaacatctcTAATTAAAGCTTCCTACTATGATTCATACGAAGGTTACCATGAAGTTACCTacctatatatattatacatatgcATGCATTATGAAATTAATGGTAGCAATTGATTAATTAAGATGAGTAGtgataagaataaaaaagaagcagATTCACCTGAAAGCGATGATTTCAGCAACCAATACTTAGAACAATTGTTAACCCTTTTCAACTTATTGTAATAAATATCATGAATTGTGAACCATTATTGTTAGTTAGACAATAGCTTAATAATACTTATGTATGTACTGTTGGACATTGCGCAAACACGCTATGAGAATCCTCTTTCTGTTGAACTTGATATTACGTCTCGGGAGGAATTCATTATTATAGAGAGAAAGCTTGCACGACTTTGGGACCGTAAGCCAAACAATAAACTGACATTGTTGCTTAACCAtggcctattttttttttactattagtaACACAATTATATTACTTGGCTCTGATGTAACTTTTAGGTTTATTTCAAGAGAATGTTCGGGAGACTCCAGAAGAAACAGGGGAGATAGTTCAAGACTCTATGGAGGAGGACGACGTTGTGAAAGACGATAGTTCCAAGGAGGTTGTTTCTACTGTAAATAATGCTCCAAAGCTTACTTTTGACCTCAATAAAATACCAGAAGAGAATGGGGTCTTTTGAGTCATGTTGTATGGACTTGTTAGTTTGATCTTGTTAGATACATCTGATTTTTTACAGTCTCTGAGTTGATCTGGTTATTAAAAAATTGGCATGTAATTGGTATACTCTGACTTGGATGATTTGTCTTTTTAATTGGTGTGAGCTTAGTGAGGTAGCAAGGAACACGTTCGAGTTTAAAATTATGTTGACTTCATATATCCTACTTAGTCTTTTATGACTTGAATTGTTTTGAGACAAGATTCAATTAACAGCCAAGATTAttctttcattaattttttataagataGTGCAGCTGAATGCATGTTGCTGACTACTAAGCTTTTGTCATTTTAGCAAAGTAATGAgcatatatttatcaaaattcatATAAGCAAAATATCATATCATTAGGAGCTAGCAATGGAAATAAAGGTCTCTCtcaacatattttttaattagtagcaaaaaataaattaaatgaataatTAATGAAGGAATACTCTTTAATGCACATAAAGTCATATATTTTCATTTatgataaaagttaaaaattaaagttaaatgatattaatatttttttgtttaacgaaattaaaataaagcacaaaaataaatataaaaactaaaaaaataaatagttctAAAAAAGGATAATGTCACATTTTATATCATTATATATCAGaataatgatttattttattatatttatttgtataccaaataataaaaaagttaatttttatgttcattttttgttacttattttatttatctgtAGTTGTTTAATATTAGACTTTATACTTACTAAGTTATGTTTTTTCCTAACAAACAAATAGTTATgaagtcatttttatgtttttataggAGTACATTCATTATatcataaatttaatatttaatgtaaattttaaaaaattgaataaatttatatttattttgattacattCATCAGGAAATTATATGTATTCCTATAGTTAAGAAATAGACTTAACTTCTTCTATAATAAGTAAAGttttcaataatttaatttataaaataggtctcatctttttatttatcttaaaaattaaaaattgaaattaatattcATAGTTTTGATTAATAgaattaaataaattacaaaaataaaccttgaataaaaaaattaccttGTTTAAACTATTTTGTAAAAGGATCCATTTTTATAATCTTACGATTCAGAGTgagcaattttattaaatttcttTGAGTACGTGACTGAGTATGTAGTTTTAGATTATAAAAATAGgggtaaaataggaaaaaaagaaTTGGAGATATTTGAGATATTGTTATATCTTGTTATAGatacataattaaaattcaaGTACTATAATAAATgttagtgtttttttttctttttagtagTACTCTTAACATACATAATTTTAATATCATTTCTTTTATACAggtgttaagttttattttatctaagATAAAATGATTCAATTTTAAATTCTATCACGAGGTAAAgccaatttttcttattaaaaaaaatttattttaactatttttttattattattcttattacaaaattattattattattattcacattCTTTTAACCCCCaattaaatttatgattttttgaataattctattaatattgttagcaataaaatatatcataattttttattaggcTGACGCATATAAACATGAtaaattgtttattattattctttgtgGCTTATTTACACTGCTGAGTGAAGCCCGTTATTGTTACCATCATCAGGAGAGAAAGGAACTCAGTCTTTAAATATTCAAAACACATAAACTCCGccactaacctaatcctaatttctttcacCACTAAAGCCTCCCACGAGACGCACTTCCGCCCGTTGCTGTTGGACCGAATATCTTCCTCCAAGCAGTCTTCGGATTTCATCAAGTTGGAGTAGACGTCGACGTCGCAAAGCCAGAATCCATCAGCGTCATCCTGCCGTGTCCACCCATCAAGCAGCTGCATCGTGAGAAGCATCAGTGTCGATAACCTTCCTCCCACTGCCGGTAAGCACTAATAGTTGACTTTGTGTGGTTGCTAATTTGCCCATTGAGAATCGCATGTTACTTAACCCTTATTTATAGAATTAGTTTTGTGTCTCCATGATCAAGTTCTTCCCTTTGTTACtgtgattttattttgaaaacactaattaaaaaaatcaacttCAAGAAAGTATTGTTGCCATACTGCACTTGTTTAACATATCTGGTATTCCAATATTTTGGTTTAACTTTGCTTTGCCATATTTAGTGGTGTTTTTTGTTCCTTGCATTTTAGTAGCTATTTGATTATTGTTAGCAAGAAGGTTATCTTATTAAAATATCCACAATTGTTGTGTGCTGATGGAAATTGTATTTTTTGTAATTTAGCGGTATATTTATGTAATATTTTCTGCTGAGAATTGTTGTTTCTCGTTGTCCTGTTTTCCTCCTAACTATAGTCAGTTCATAGCTTTAACTGTTATGGCTGTAACTATGCTGGGAAATTTGTCTATGGCTTTCCATTTTCCAGAATTTTGAATTTACAAGTCTTTACCCTCTTTATTTTAGTTGGTTTTGTGATAGCTTTAACTATGAGAAGGGCAAAAAAAAGTAAACACCATTCTCCTTTTTCTCAAAATATTTACAAAGTCAATCCATTTCTAAATTTCCTCTTTAATGTAggtagaaaaaagaaaattataaactgATATGATATGTGAATATAGGTCAAGGAGAGGAGTTTATTTATACATTCGTATCTCAAGTCATTAAATAACGCACGAGTTTAAGAAATTAATACTGAGTAGTTTAAATAATTGAAAGAATAAGCAcgcattttttttaattgatttcaaaTTAAGATTTCACAGTGAATTAAAGAATTCAATGTTCATGATTTTTTCAGTGTACctaaatttgtttattttcataGCTAGTAATTGACTTGTTGACTAAGTATAGACATTATTATATGAAGGCTTAGAGACTTAACATATATTGATCATTCTCAAATGTAAACAGGGTATGTGCTTAATTTGAGGAATGTATTACTCCTACTATGTATAAAGTTGTTTATGAGAAAGTGATGAAGTAGGGGGGAGTATATTGATCATAATCATTATTGTTTGCTTGATTTAGTTTCAAAAGATAATTAAATTCTATTGATTTAGGTTTCAAAAGATAATTAATACTCTGGCAGAACATGAAAGTTTGGATTTATTaacttgcatatatatatatatatatatatatattttatatcatgtcttggattttgatttgaattttggtAATGCATGTATGGTGCTTATGCAACAAAGTTGTAACTCATGCCTTTACATGTACATTCGAATGTGAAAGGAATATATAGTTGCTTATGGTAATTTTATCATGTTCTATATGTTTTATATATGTCCTAGCATATATAGTTGCTTATTTGAACcccaatttattattaatttatattgaaCCTGTTTGTTCAAAAAATTATACGCATGACAAAGCTATTGAAAAGGCATATTGCTtccaattaaaaattttaagcctattactatttcttttacaagttataatttgagatatttttgctatACGTGTCTAAATATTTGCTTatatttaatgcttttgaatttttgtttattttttacattttgatAATAGTATTAAGTGATACTGTTGGTAGTACCAAGTTTATTAAGATGTCCTGGATAGGTCATTTCACGAAGAAATCAAAGTTAGACTCAGTATGTCAGCAAATTCAAACAGGATCTGCTGCAGCTTCATTCGTGCCCCAAGTGGATGGCCTAATTCCCCCTTCTGGTGGTACTGGTGCCGCCCCGACCTCATCTTTATGCCCCTTTCGACCACCCCGTACCGAACCACCGCCTGCTCCACAAACATGCACGAATGGTGCTCAACACTTGGAACCACCTGATGAAGACTTAGACCCAGAGAAAAATGAGGTAGATTCTATTGAGCAACACGTTGACAACCTGTTTGCTGCATCAGAGGCTCTGAAGCACAAGAGACACTAGACCACCGAATTTTAAGATGTTAAAATAATTGGTATACAAGAATTTATCCCATGTATTTTTATgagtaatttttttatgatttcattGCATCTTGGCCACAGTGGTTACTCACACAGACTAACTATGATAAACAGAGTCTGATGGGACAATCAAGCAACTTCATTTAAGTGTGAGAGAGGCTATGAAGCCACCTAATTGTAGAAAGATCGTACTCTGGTTCAACGATAGACTGCAACCAGTTGGAAATGAAGCTGGTATACTAAGCGGCGTTGTCGGAATGCTAGGATCTGACTACACCAAATTCCCAATTTACGAGAAGGACTGGAGAAAGGTTGGCTCTAGGGACAAGATATATAATGAATGTGTAGAGGTAAATCGTTATATTTTTGTACAGTCTTGGAATCTTAATTCGACTCCTACCAACAATTTAATTCTACTCTTGCAGGAATTGTTCCATTTTGAAGAAGATAGTGGAGGAATTATCAAGCGTACAATATTAAAAATGCTAGGAAGGGCTTGAAAGGACATGAGGAACCATTTGTATCATtacttttacaaatcatatctgaCTCTTGAACAAAATATTAAAGGGCGTCCACCGGGAATTACTTCGGATCATTGGAGATGGTTCCTTGATTATCGCAATAGTGAAGAAACAaaggtaatttatttttatttcatactttCAAAATTCTATTTATGTCACATTGAGTTAGTCAGAAATAGTGTCTAGTAGCTCCTACTTTTGATGGCATAACAGGAGAAGTGTAGAAAAAATGCTGAGAATCGATCAAAGCAGTTATACACTCATACTGGCGGATCGAAAAGCTTGGCAAGGCTCGGAGAAGAAGAGGTAATTTAAGATTCACTTACATTTTGAACCCTTTCTACGTATACCTATTCACTATTTAAGCTATGTTATTGCAGTCGGAACGACAGGAGCATCTAGTTAGTAGGGGGGTTGTTTGTCTTAACGCACAAATGATCTAATGGATCCTATATCCATGATACAGCTCGGGCTATTGGTGTAAGTAATGTGTTGACAAACGCTATGTTGTTTCTCATaggttttgtttatt
This window contains:
- the LOC112757249 gene encoding uncharacterized protein, with translation MKPPNCRKIVLWFNDRLQPVGNEAGILSGVVGMLGSDYTKFPIYEKDWRKVGSRDKIYNECVEVNRYIFVQSWNLNSTPTNNLILLLQELFHFEEDSGGIIKRRPPGITSDHWRWFLDYRNSEETKEKCRKNAENRSKQLYTHTGGSKSLARLGEEEERIAEIEQHDESSRLLSQNDSLAQTLGKEHLGRVCSMGIGPTTSQVFGTNSPQSSIRTQREETQRVLLELQAELAAEKLKKTMDNEVATEKTKRQAMGSALMCLVQR